Proteins from a genomic interval of Hornefia porci:
- a CDS encoding Ig-like domain-containing protein, with protein sequence MVYHNSPKTFLSKALFIALIFAVTLAFFPLLTDPAYAASKKSAKKKTSSADVRVINLNAEISTKGLSKKEKKTRRIVRLKWKAAGSKTATRYKVYVAKGKFGKYKKVKTVTKTSAKLRLKKRSYRIKVRAYYKKKAGKASSVSVRPGKKNATAITFTRKPTTIVVGETAKIAARANGSVDHKVKLSIKNDKIISVKNGVVTGKKAGTTTITAVAHNGLRKSISVRVIPKYPTNVSILQSSQTLVTGDKISLTAQTDEAGDTSLTWKSSDTSIAKVSSDGTVTAKKKEGTATITASAKAEKGKRAAAASIKITVIPQYPTKVTLSTTKQQTIKQGKAIQLSATASQAGDMTIKWTSSKKSVATVSSSGAVKAVGIGTATITARAKAASGKSAAYAKVKVQVTGTLEGMVVWAEKIARDNRFGYSMGTNINAKVDRFCYFCHGSKASRDYDCASFVAAAVAHGYGGSSVMNAYCSHSGGCTTLYNTLKKAGWKDKGRLSISKLKRGDILINPSRHVEIYTGEKDKYGNVLSVAAHDDRDGKSGDSSGTEISIAPTKYFSWTNVLRLE encoded by the coding sequence ATGGTTTATCACAATTCACCGAAAACTTTTTTGTCGAAGGCGCTGTTTATTGCGCTCATTTTTGCCGTTACACTGGCCTTTTTCCCGCTCCTGACAGATCCGGCATACGCCGCCTCCAAAAAAAGCGCTAAGAAGAAAACTTCATCAGCAGATGTTCGTGTCATTAACCTGAACGCAGAGATTTCCACAAAGGGACTCAGCAAGAAGGAGAAAAAGACCCGGCGCATCGTCAGACTGAAATGGAAAGCCGCAGGCTCCAAAACAGCCACCCGGTATAAGGTCTACGTCGCAAAGGGAAAATTCGGAAAGTATAAGAAAGTTAAAACCGTAACGAAAACGAGCGCAAAGCTCAGGCTGAAAAAGCGGAGCTACCGCATCAAGGTCAGAGCTTATTACAAAAAGAAGGCCGGAAAAGCGTCTTCTGTTTCCGTGCGTCCCGGAAAGAAAAACGCGACCGCCATCACCTTCACCCGGAAACCGACCACAATCGTAGTCGGAGAAACCGCGAAAATCGCAGCCAGGGCCAACGGATCAGTTGACCATAAAGTTAAACTGTCAATCAAAAACGATAAGATCATCTCCGTAAAGAACGGCGTCGTTACCGGAAAGAAAGCCGGTACCACCACCATCACCGCAGTCGCCCACAACGGACTCCGCAAATCGATCTCCGTACGCGTGATTCCGAAATACCCGACTAATGTTTCCATCCTCCAGTCCTCTCAGACACTGGTCACCGGGGACAAAATCTCCCTGACCGCACAGACAGACGAGGCGGGAGACACTTCCCTCACCTGGAAATCCTCTGACACTTCCATCGCCAAGGTCAGCTCCGACGGTACCGTTACGGCGAAGAAAAAAGAAGGCACCGCCACCATCACCGCATCCGCAAAGGCGGAGAAAGGAAAAAGGGCAGCTGCGGCCTCGATTAAAATCACGGTAATTCCTCAGTATCCGACCAAGGTGACGCTGTCAACCACGAAGCAGCAGACTATCAAACAGGGAAAAGCAATCCAGCTCAGTGCGACTGCAAGTCAGGCCGGTGACATGACGATCAAGTGGACCTCTTCCAAGAAATCCGTCGCCACAGTCTCTTCCTCCGGTGCGGTCAAAGCGGTAGGTATCGGCACCGCCACCATCACCGCCAGGGCGAAGGCCGCATCCGGTAAATCCGCCGCTTATGCCAAGGTAAAGGTTCAGGTCACAGGTACGCTGGAAGGAATGGTGGTCTGGGCAGAAAAAATCGCCAGAGACAACCGGTTCGGATACAGTATGGGAACGAATATCAACGCCAAAGTCGATCGCTTCTGCTACTTCTGCCACGGCAGCAAAGCCTCCCGCGATTACGACTGCGCTTCCTTTGTAGCAGCTGCTGTCGCTCACGGCTACGGAGGCTCCTCCGTCATGAACGCCTACTGCTCTCACAGCGGCGGCTGCACGACCCTTTATAATACACTGAAAAAAGCCGGTTGGAAGGACAAGGGCCGTCTCTCCATCAGCAAGCTGAAACGCGGCGACATCCTGATCAATCCCTCCCGCCATGTAGAGATCTATACCGGAGAAAAAGACAAATACGGAAATGTTCTTTCCGTTGCCGCCCATGACGACCGCGACGGCAAATCCGGCGACAGCTCCGGAACCGAGATCTCCATCGCCCCGACCAAATATTTTTCATGGACTAACGTGCTTCGTCTGGAATAA
- a CDS encoding D-2-hydroxyacid dehydrogenase, translating to MKVAILDGYSINPGDLSWDPLEKLCDLVCYDRTSDEQIIRRSRDMDGIYVSQCVITGEIMDALPRLRYIGVTATGYDHVDIAAAKAHGIAVTNNPAYSTEAVAQHAFALILELTNHVGSYHRSVLQGDWYDSPDFCYMREPISLLDGKSLGIVGYGRIGRRVARIAEAFGMTVNIYSRDPEAARKSDILTLHCPLNSENHGLINRDFIAGMKDGAILINTARGGLIQTDDVLEALRSGKLAGAGIDVLETEPPVRPHPLIGAPNCIVTPHIAWMPRETRQKVVDVSAANLASYIEGGTLNRII from the coding sequence ATGAAGGTAGCAATTCTGGACGGTTACAGCATCAACCCGGGAGATCTCAGCTGGGATCCGCTGGAGAAGTTATGCGATCTGGTATGCTACGACAGAACTTCCGACGAGCAGATCATCCGGCGGAGCCGGGACATGGATGGAATCTATGTCAGTCAGTGCGTCATTACAGGGGAAATTATGGATGCCCTCCCACGCCTCCGATACATCGGCGTGACGGCAACCGGCTACGACCACGTAGACATCGCGGCCGCGAAGGCACACGGCATCGCCGTGACCAACAATCCGGCCTATTCTACCGAGGCGGTAGCACAGCACGCATTCGCTCTGATCCTGGAACTCACGAACCACGTCGGCAGTTATCACCGTTCCGTGCTTCAGGGAGACTGGTACGACAGTCCGGACTTCTGTTACATGCGCGAGCCCATCTCGCTGCTGGACGGAAAGAGCCTCGGCATTGTCGGGTACGGACGCATCGGAAGACGTGTCGCCCGCATTGCGGAAGCGTTCGGTATGACGGTAAACATTTACAGCCGCGATCCTGAAGCCGCGCGTAAATCGGATATTCTCACACTCCACTGCCCGCTGAACTCCGAAAATCATGGATTGATCAACAGAGATTTCATTGCCGGAATGAAAGACGGCGCCATTCTGATCAACACCGCCCGAGGCGGACTGATTCAGACGGACGACGTTCTGGAAGCGCTCCGCAGCGGCAAGCTGGCAGGCGCAGGCATCGACGTTCTGGAAACAGAACCGCCGGTCCGCCCTCACCCGCTGATCGGCGCGCCGAACTGCATCGTAACGCCGCACATCGCGTGGATGCCCAGAGAAACCCGGCAGAAAGTCGTTGATGTAAGCGCGGCGAACCTCGCAAGCTATATCGAGGGCGGCACGCTGAACAGAATCATATAA
- the cutC gene encoding choline trimethylamine-lyase — MSYNFDNMALTDRLNRLKSAYLKAVPSISTDRAVAFTEVAKEYPDLPANLRIAKSFRRACETAPLLIQEGELIVGNPCGKPRAGALSPDIAWEWLEEELDDIGTRPQDPYYISEEDKKLMREEIFPFWKGKSLCEACEEKLRETDPLLYEYGVEAAITDLTYHMTSGGGDSSPGFDIILFPKGINGILAEAQEHLKALRPEDPEYDTERAFYESSVEICRGVLAYAGRLSDYALELAEKEKDPARRDELKKIAEINRRVPAEPPETFWEALQAVWTVESLFSLEANQCSTSLGRIDEYMYPCYQRSIESGELTEEEAFELFGCFMLKCSEVIWYTPGATAKYFAGYMPFLNMTVGGVGRDGGDVCNDLTFLVMEVVRKIKMYQPTLACRVHNASSHRYLDKIVDVIRAGGGMPAVHFDDAHTRMMLRKGYDLRDARDYSMMGCVEPQKNGRVHQWTAGGFTQWPACIDMAMHNGALPSCGERRWLDTGDVSEFDTFEKFETAVRRQLDFLIDVNCRGSNVVEEVFSRVTPTPYMSIFIDGCMQNGKDVMQGGAVMYEGPGSIFAGLGTYADSMAAVKKVVYEDRLCTLAELKQAMDADWVGFEKLRKACVDAPKYGNDDDYADRFAREIIDYTEEKMNSYPSLYARHIHGTLSQSFNTPLGEMVGATPDGRGSGEPLSDGMSPSQGRDRKGPTAVIKSVSRLNCESMSLGMSHNFKFSPAFLDTKEGRTGAVTLLKTASLLGNAQMQFNCVDDRELIDAREHPEKHRDLIVRVAGYSAFFTELCPEVQNEIISRTEIDRN; from the coding sequence ATGTCTTATAATTTTGACAATATGGCGCTTACGGATCGTCTGAACCGGCTGAAATCGGCGTATCTGAAAGCGGTTCCGAGCATCAGTACAGATCGCGCCGTCGCGTTCACGGAGGTTGCGAAGGAATATCCGGATCTGCCGGCGAATCTCCGGATCGCGAAGAGCTTCCGCCGCGCCTGCGAGACAGCGCCCCTGCTGATTCAGGAGGGTGAACTTATCGTGGGGAATCCGTGCGGAAAACCGCGGGCGGGAGCTTTGTCCCCGGACATCGCATGGGAATGGCTTGAGGAGGAGCTGGACGACATCGGAACACGTCCGCAGGATCCCTATTATATCAGCGAGGAGGACAAAAAACTCATGAGGGAGGAGATTTTCCCGTTCTGGAAGGGAAAATCTCTTTGCGAGGCCTGTGAGGAAAAACTCAGGGAAACTGACCCGCTTCTCTATGAATACGGCGTTGAGGCCGCGATTACGGACCTGACCTATCATATGACCAGCGGAGGAGGGGACAGCAGTCCCGGCTTCGATATTATTTTGTTCCCCAAGGGCATAAACGGCATTCTGGCGGAGGCACAGGAGCATCTGAAGGCGCTGCGCCCCGAGGACCCAGAATACGATACCGAGAGGGCCTTTTATGAATCATCCGTCGAGATCTGCCGCGGCGTTCTGGCGTATGCGGGACGGCTCAGCGACTATGCGCTGGAGCTGGCGGAAAAGGAAAAGGATCCGGCACGCCGCGATGAACTGAAAAAAATCGCGGAGATCAACCGGCGTGTGCCGGCCGAACCGCCGGAGACCTTCTGGGAGGCGCTGCAGGCGGTCTGGACGGTGGAATCTCTGTTCTCGCTGGAGGCGAACCAGTGCAGCACATCGCTGGGGCGCATTGACGAATACATGTATCCGTGCTATCAGCGCAGTATTGAATCCGGGGAACTCACGGAAGAGGAGGCGTTCGAGCTGTTCGGCTGTTTCATGCTGAAGTGCTCAGAGGTCATCTGGTATACACCCGGTGCGACTGCTAAATATTTCGCCGGATACATGCCGTTCCTGAACATGACGGTGGGCGGCGTCGGAAGAGACGGGGGAGACGTCTGCAATGACCTGACTTTCCTGGTCATGGAGGTTGTGCGCAAAATCAAGATGTATCAGCCGACGCTGGCCTGCAGGGTGCATAACGCCTCATCGCATCGCTATCTGGATAAAATCGTGGACGTGATCCGCGCGGGCGGCGGTATGCCGGCGGTGCATTTTGACGATGCGCATACACGGATGATGCTGCGCAAAGGATATGATCTCAGGGACGCCCGGGATTACAGCATGATGGGCTGCGTGGAACCTCAGAAAAACGGACGGGTTCATCAGTGGACTGCCGGCGGATTCACGCAGTGGCCGGCCTGCATTGACATGGCGATGCATAACGGCGCGCTGCCTTCCTGCGGAGAGCGCCGCTGGCTGGATACCGGTGACGTCAGCGAGTTTGACACCTTTGAAAAGTTTGAGACTGCGGTGAGGAGGCAGCTGGACTTCTTAATCGACGTCAACTGCCGCGGCAGCAATGTTGTGGAGGAAGTGTTCAGCAGGGTCACTCCGACGCCGTATATGTCCATATTCATCGACGGATGCATGCAGAACGGCAAAGACGTTATGCAGGGCGGAGCGGTGATGTATGAAGGTCCCGGAAGCATTTTCGCGGGGCTGGGCACCTATGCGGACAGCATGGCCGCAGTGAAAAAGGTCGTATATGAGGACAGGCTCTGCACGCTGGCCGAGCTGAAACAGGCGATGGACGCCGACTGGGTCGGCTTTGAGAAGCTGCGGAAGGCCTGCGTGGATGCGCCGAAATACGGAAATGATGATGACTATGCGGACCGGTTTGCAAGGGAGATCATCGATTACACGGAGGAAAAAATGAATTCCTATCCGTCGCTCTACGCCCGTCACATTCACGGAACGCTTTCCCAGTCGTTCAATACGCCGCTGGGGGAGATGGTGGGCGCGACGCCGGACGGACGGGGCTCCGGAGAACCGCTGTCTGACGGCATGAGCCCGTCGCAGGGAAGAGACCGGAAAGGCCCGACCGCGGTGATTAAGTCTGTGTCCCGCCTGAACTGCGAGTCGATGAGTCTCGGAATGTCTCATAACTTCAAGTTCTCTCCGGCCTTTCTGGACACGAAGGAGGGGAGGACCGGAGCGGTCACGCTGCTGAAAACGGCCAGCCTCCTGGGGAATGCACAAATGCAGTTCAACTGCGTCGATGACCGGGAGCTGATCGACGCCAGAGAGCATCCGGAAAAGCATCGTGATTTAATCGTCCGGGTCGCCGGATACTCGGCTTTCTTTACTGAACTCTGTCCGGAGGTGCAGAACGAGATTATCAGCCGTACCGAAATCGACCGGAACTGA